The following proteins are co-located in the Novosphingobium sp. CECT 9465 genome:
- a CDS encoding efflux RND transporter permease subunit has translation MIARIVTWAVEKRWLVLLLTVIVAAIGAFSLYRLPIDAVPDITNNQVQINVRAPALSPELVEKQVSFPIETALAGTPGLEYTRSLSRNGFAQITAVFSDATDIYFARQQVGERLRGVQENLPDGVNPEMGPIATGLGEVYMYTVRLDHREDDKHKPGEPGQQPDGSYITPEGERLTTEEDKATYLRTAQDWIVTPLLKTTPGLAGVDSIGGYAKQFLVVPDVQKLASLGITLTDLGNALERNNTSVGGGFVNRNGEGLAVRSDALVRNASELARTVIATRNGVPITVEQVATVKTGQAIRMGSASENGTEVVVGTAIMRIGENSRIVSTAVAEKLKTINASLPPDVVIQPVLNRTELVNSTIKTVAKNLSEGAVLVIVVLFLLLGNFRAALIAALVIPITMMLTGFGMLRAGVSANLMSLGALDFGLIVDGAVIIVENALRRLAEQQHHEGRLLSVRERLATVAAAAREMIRPSVYGQAIIILVYVPLLTLTGVEGKTFVPMALTVIIALAFAFILSITFVPAMIAIWLSKKVEEKDGRIITWLKKRYEPGLDRAMKRPTLTIGAGVGSLVVAALAFTTLGSVFLPQLDEGDLLIQSLRIPATSVQQSQAMQVPIERMMSKQPEVAFVYSKTGTAELASDPMPPNATDMFVILKPRKDWPNPDLAKEELVSRIEGNLAKIPGNAYEITQPIQMRFNELIAGVRGDIAVKVFGDDFNTMNRTAEQIAAVLRRTQGAADVKVEQTTGLPMLDIRVNRDAMARLGVTAQDVQDTVTATIGGRTSGQIFEGDRRFPVVIRLSEAQRADIGLLQQVQVPVAGGGYVPLSSVAEIKVVDGPNQISRENGKRRVVVQANVRGRDVGSVVADAQAAIGSQLRLPAGTYLEWGGQFENLQSASERLKLVIPACFILILLLLYGALGSVRDAAIVFTGVPFALVGGVLLLFLRGMDFSISAAVGFIALSGIAVLNGLVMVSSIQDLIRSGMSREEAAHVGAMQRLRPVIMTALVASLGFVPMALGEGAGAEVQKPLATVVIGGLISATLLTLFVLPTLYARFGQKVIEKPEHYNEEHEGDDHGQTFVNNLA, from the coding sequence ATGATCGCCCGTATCGTAACCTGGGCGGTCGAGAAGCGCTGGCTAGTCCTGCTCCTCACCGTCATCGTCGCCGCCATCGGCGCCTTTTCCCTCTACCGGCTACCGATCGACGCGGTGCCGGACATCACCAACAATCAGGTCCAGATCAACGTCCGCGCGCCTGCCCTCTCGCCCGAGCTGGTCGAGAAGCAGGTGTCGTTTCCAATCGAAACCGCGCTCGCCGGCACCCCCGGCCTGGAATATACGCGCTCGTTGAGCCGCAACGGCTTCGCGCAGATCACGGCGGTCTTTTCGGACGCGACGGACATCTATTTCGCCCGCCAGCAGGTGGGCGAGCGTCTGCGGGGCGTGCAAGAGAATCTGCCCGACGGCGTGAACCCTGAAATGGGTCCGATCGCGACAGGCCTGGGCGAGGTGTACATGTACACCGTTCGTCTCGATCATCGCGAGGACGACAAGCACAAGCCCGGTGAACCGGGCCAACAGCCCGATGGCAGCTACATCACGCCAGAGGGCGAGCGACTGACGACCGAAGAGGACAAGGCGACCTACCTGCGCACCGCGCAGGACTGGATCGTGACGCCGCTTCTGAAGACCACACCGGGCCTCGCCGGTGTCGACTCGATTGGCGGTTACGCCAAGCAGTTCCTCGTCGTGCCCGACGTGCAGAAGCTGGCCTCGCTCGGCATCACGCTGACGGACCTGGGAAATGCGCTGGAGCGCAATAACACCAGCGTCGGCGGTGGCTTCGTCAATCGCAATGGCGAAGGTCTGGCTGTTCGCTCGGATGCGCTCGTTCGCAATGCCAGCGAGTTGGCCAGGACCGTGATCGCGACACGTAACGGCGTGCCGATCACGGTCGAACAAGTTGCGACTGTGAAGACGGGTCAGGCGATCCGCATGGGTTCGGCATCGGAGAACGGTACCGAAGTCGTCGTCGGCACGGCGATCATGCGGATCGGCGAGAACAGCCGCATCGTGTCGACCGCGGTCGCTGAGAAACTGAAGACGATCAACGCTTCGCTGCCTCCTGACGTCGTAATTCAGCCGGTGCTGAACCGCACCGAGCTGGTCAATTCGACGATCAAGACGGTCGCGAAAAACCTGTCCGAAGGCGCGGTGCTGGTCATCGTCGTGCTCTTCCTGCTGCTCGGCAATTTCCGCGCGGCGCTGATCGCGGCGCTGGTCATCCCGATCACCATGATGCTGACCGGCTTCGGGATGCTGCGTGCCGGCGTCTCGGCGAACCTGATGAGCCTTGGCGCCTTGGACTTTGGTCTGATCGTCGACGGCGCTGTCATCATCGTGGAGAACGCGCTGAGACGGCTTGCCGAGCAACAGCATCATGAAGGTCGCTTGCTGAGCGTAAGGGAACGGCTCGCGACCGTGGCGGCCGCCGCGCGCGAGATGATCCGCCCCTCGGTATACGGGCAGGCGATCATCATCCTTGTCTATGTGCCGCTGCTCACGCTGACCGGCGTGGAGGGCAAGACGTTCGTGCCGATGGCGCTCACCGTCATCATCGCGCTCGCCTTCGCCTTCATCCTCTCGATCACCTTCGTGCCGGCCATGATCGCGATCTGGCTGTCGAAGAAGGTTGAGGAGAAGGACGGCCGCATCATCACGTGGCTGAAGAAGCGCTACGAGCCCGGTCTTGACCGGGCAATGAAGCGCCCGACCCTGACGATCGGCGCGGGTGTCGGCAGCCTTGTCGTGGCGGCGCTCGCCTTCACGACGCTCGGCTCGGTGTTCCTGCCACAGCTCGATGAAGGCGACCTGCTGATCCAATCGCTGCGCATCCCCGCCACGTCGGTCCAGCAAAGTCAGGCGATGCAGGTGCCGATCGAACGGATGATGTCGAAGCAGCCGGAGGTGGCGTTCGTCTATTCCAAGACGGGCACGGCGGAACTCGCTTCCGACCCGATGCCGCCCAACGCCACCGACATGTTCGTCATCCTGAAGCCGCGCAAGGATTGGCCAAATCCCGATCTTGCCAAGGAGGAGCTGGTCAGCCGGATCGAGGGAAATCTCGCAAAAATCCCGGGCAACGCCTATGAGATCACCCAGCCTATCCAAATGCGCTTCAACGAGCTGATCGCCGGCGTGCGCGGTGACATCGCGGTGAAGGTGTTCGGCGACGACTTCAACACGATGAACCGGACGGCCGAGCAAATCGCGGCGGTGCTGCGCAGAACGCAAGGCGCAGCGGACGTGAAGGTGGAGCAGACGACCGGTCTTCCCATGCTCGACATTCGCGTCAACCGCGACGCGATGGCGCGGTTGGGCGTTACGGCTCAGGATGTGCAGGACACCGTGACTGCGACGATCGGCGGGCGAACATCGGGCCAGATCTTCGAGGGCGACCGTCGCTTCCCCGTGGTGATCCGCCTGTCGGAGGCGCAGCGTGCCGACATCGGCCTGCTCCAACAGGTGCAGGTGCCGGTGGCAGGCGGCGGCTATGTACCGCTGTCCAGCGTCGCCGAGATCAAGGTGGTCGATGGTCCGAACCAGATCAGCCGCGAGAACGGCAAGCGGCGCGTGGTGGTGCAAGCCAACGTGCGTGGCCGCGACGTCGGATCCGTCGTGGCGGATGCGCAGGCGGCGATCGGCAGCCAACTCCGGCTGCCTGCCGGCACCTATCTCGAATGGGGCGGCCAGTTCGAGAACCTCCAATCGGCAAGCGAACGGCTGAAGCTGGTCATTCCGGCTTGCTTCATCTTGATCCTGCTGCTCCTCTACGGGGCGTTGGGATCGGTCCGCGACGCCGCGATCGTGTTCACCGGCGTGCCTTTCGCGCTGGTGGGCGGCGTCCTGTTGCTGTTCCTGCGGGGCATGGACTTCTCGATCTCGGCGGCAGTGGGCTTCATCGCCCTCTCGGGCATCGCGGTCCTCAACGGCCTCGTCATGGTCAGCTCGATCCAAGATCTGATCCGATCAGGGATGAGCCGCGAGGAAGCCGCGCATGTTGGCGCGATGCAGCGTCTGCGACCCGTCATCATGACCGCGCTAGTCGCCAGCCTCGGCTTCGTGCCGATGGCGCTGGGCGAAGGCGCCGGCGCAGAGGTTCAAAAGCCTTTGGCGACGGTCGTCATCGGCGGTCTGATCTCGGCGACGCTTCTTACGCTGTTCGTGCTGCCGACACTCTATGCCCGGTTCGGGCAGAAAGTGATCGAGAAACCCGAGCACTACAATGAGGAGCATGAAGGGGACGACCACGGTCAGACCTTCGTGAACAACTTGGCCTGA
- a CDS encoding Mu transposase C-terminal domain-containing protein yields the protein MHRPQIRLIHSLPGRPRGRGKIERLFRTINDMFLPDLPGHLIAGKPLSAPVLTLDELRARFEAFVCGVYHRRPHGSTGEPPITRWQKGGFLPAMPDSLEQLDMLFVHVPKPRKVLRDGIRLMGRRYVEPTLAAFVGEQVEAVYDPRDLTEIHVYHQGRFVCRALSSEHAGHPSLRAIQRARRGAKERDKQGACPHGDLRWRPRGYGFPAHHLPRAPALRR from the coding sequence GTGCATCGCCCTCAAATCCGCCTCATCCATTCGCTGCCGGGGCGTCCTCGCGGGCGCGGCAAGATCGAGCGGCTGTTCCGCACCATCAACGACATGTTCCTGCCCGACCTGCCCGGCCACCTGATCGCGGGCAAGCCGCTGTCGGCGCCAGTGCTCACGCTCGACGAGCTGCGCGCCCGCTTCGAGGCGTTCGTGTGCGGCGTCTATCATCGTCGCCCGCATGGCAGCACCGGCGAACCGCCGATCACGCGCTGGCAGAAGGGCGGGTTCCTGCCCGCAATGCCCGACAGCCTTGAACAGCTCGACATGCTGTTCGTGCACGTGCCCAAGCCCCGTAAAGTGCTGCGCGACGGCATCCGTCTGATGGGCAGGCGCTATGTCGAACCCACGCTCGCGGCCTTCGTCGGCGAGCAGGTCGAGGCGGTCTATGACCCCCGCGACCTGACCGAGATCCACGTCTACCACCAGGGCCGGTTCGTCTGCCGTGCGCTCAGCTCCGAGCACGCTGGGCACCCGTCGTTGCGCGCGATCCAGCGCGCCCGGCGCGGCGCGAAGGAGCGCGACAAGCAGGGTGCCTGCCCCCACGGAGACCTTCGATGGCGACCAAGAGGATACGGCTTCCCGGCCCACCACCTACCGAGGGCTCCGGCTCTACGCCGCTGA
- a CDS encoding Eco57I restriction-modification methylase domain-containing protein: MVEGFEDSTGQFSLWRLYSFRDLPVELISNIYQLFVKDAASSIYTPPALVRLMLEETLSWDRIDRLMAGDGSSSIRPADRASSWSRHTSGWCCTGAGATAGRVRMSTICVRCSSACMGVDLEEGAVELAAFSLCLSLCDALQPEEIRSSVKLFPRLADNTLHWSCFFEAKERGLVQAPVAVVVGNPPFESALTTDGARRSYAAYTKAHGALADNQLAYLFLSEAMELLSPGGVLAMVEPAGFLYNQHALTFRQSFFSRWSVREVLDFVSVRGLFKKGEADPKVVVVIAEAVQPTADSRLLHAVFRRNGRATAEQGFDIDYYDLHWFGNAIAEKSRDIWRANLLGGSRVHDLIQRLRDYPTLRDFAQKHQWDFGEGYIAGRKGISRPAEHLVGKPLLPTSNLSRDGLDTRFLDVVPDKPIKDTKTARRFTPPLLLIKEHEDLHHGVWNGHYLAYKHEIVGLAAPAEQLGALSAINDWLFREATVLRAYVAGISARLFTQRATAILSADVLAVPYPEDHDLDLSENERIVAADVVEHQREFIRLGTGAAVMRPAPGEALAEFDDVFARQINAVYPRTALKALPGQRWPGAICKAYVFGDGEVDWTGADGLRQKLDALLQERRGTSLTITRITRLYDDGFVFLLKPDRHRFWTPPSRFGTPTTCSPTSERRASEVLADEGERGRPAGALSVGIHQPGEWLSALVGFIGGALAGWRDDPAREAATGETKLTAQLCSRLNSLSRHAPGWDFIQFKREEPDEADGRRAIDLAVAPSGAIIWIEGREYTEYRTLLPIECKRLPTPAAADRDEREYLISRFSSTGGIQRFKAGHHGGSHRRAAMIGYVQVNDIPHWKQQLDSWVDAIVGDTVENWSVTDKLALLGHDAAQRLAFLRSHHQRLAGLSPIQIDHLWIEM; the protein is encoded by the coding sequence TTGGTCGAGGGCTTCGAGGATTCGACGGGGCAGTTCAGCCTCTGGCGCCTCTACTCCTTCCGCGACCTGCCGGTGGAGCTTATCAGCAACATCTACCAGCTCTTCGTGAAAGACGCGGCCAGCTCGATCTACACGCCGCCGGCGTTGGTTCGGCTAATGCTGGAAGAGACGCTGAGCTGGGACCGTATCGACCGGCTCATGGCCGGGGACGGGTCATCCTCGATCCGGCCTGCGGATCGGGCGTCTTCCTGGTCGAGGCATACAAGCGGCTGGTGCTGCACTGGCGCTGGCGCAACGGCTGGGCGCGTCCGGATGTCGACGATCTGCGTCCGCTGCTCCAGCGCGTGCATGGGTGTCGATCTCGAAGAGGGGGCGGTCGAACTGGCCGCGTTCAGCCTGTGCCTGAGCCTGTGCGACGCTCTCCAGCCCGAAGAGATCCGCTCCAGCGTCAAGCTGTTTCCGCGGCTCGCCGACAACACGCTCCACTGGAGCTGCTTCTTCGAGGCCAAAGAGCGCGGCCTGGTCCAGGCGCCGGTCGCGGTCGTCGTAGGCAATCCGCCGTTCGAATCCGCTCTCACGACGGACGGCGCGAGGCGAAGCTATGCCGCCTATACCAAGGCGCATGGGGCGCTCGCCGACAACCAGCTCGCCTATCTCTTTCTCAGCGAGGCGATGGAGCTGCTTTCGCCGGGCGGCGTGCTCGCGATGGTCGAGCCCGCGGGCTTTCTCTACAACCAGCACGCTCTCACGTTCCGTCAGTCCTTCTTCAGCCGCTGGTCGGTCCGTGAGGTTCTGGACTTCGTCTCGGTTCGGGGCCTCTTCAAGAAGGGCGAGGCCGACCCGAAGGTCGTCGTGGTCATTGCCGAGGCGGTGCAGCCGACCGCCGACAGCCGCCTCCTTCATGCCGTGTTTCGCCGCAACGGCCGGGCGACGGCCGAGCAGGGCTTCGACATCGACTATTATGACCTGCACTGGTTCGGCAACGCGATCGCGGAGAAGTCTCGCGACATCTGGCGGGCGAACCTGCTCGGCGGAAGCCGCGTCCACGACCTGATCCAGCGCTTGCGCGATTATCCGACTCTGCGGGATTTCGCGCAGAAGCATCAGTGGGATTTCGGCGAAGGCTATATCGCCGGCCGGAAGGGCATCTCGCGCCCAGCGGAGCACCTCGTCGGCAAGCCGCTGCTTCCGACCAGCAACCTGTCGCGTGATGGGCTCGATACGCGCTTTCTCGACGTCGTGCCCGACAAGCCGATCAAGGACACCAAGACCGCGCGGCGTTTCACGCCGCCTTTGCTGCTCATCAAGGAGCACGAGGATCTGCACCATGGCGTGTGGAACGGCCACTACCTCGCCTACAAGCACGAGATCGTCGGCTTGGCGGCCCCGGCGGAGCAACTCGGTGCGCTGAGCGCGATCAACGATTGGCTCTTCCGAGAAGCGACGGTTCTGCGTGCCTACGTGGCGGGGATCAGCGCTCGGCTCTTCACGCAGCGCGCCACCGCCATTCTGAGCGCCGACGTTCTGGCCGTGCCCTATCCCGAGGATCATGACCTCGACCTCAGCGAGAACGAGCGGATCGTTGCGGCGGATGTGGTCGAACACCAGCGCGAATTCATCCGCCTCGGCACCGGCGCCGCCGTCATGCGGCCCGCGCCGGGCGAAGCCCTTGCCGAATTCGACGACGTTTTCGCCCGGCAGATCAATGCGGTTTATCCGCGTACCGCCCTGAAGGCGCTGCCGGGTCAGCGCTGGCCTGGGGCGATCTGCAAGGCCTATGTCTTCGGTGATGGCGAGGTGGATTGGACCGGCGCGGATGGACTGCGCCAGAAGCTCGATGCGCTGCTCCAAGAGCGCCGGGGCACCAGCCTGACGATCACGCGGATTACCCGGTTGTACGACGACGGCTTCGTGTTCTTGTTGAAGCCCGATCGCCATCGTTTTTGGACGCCCCCATCGCGCTTCGGGACGCCGACGACGTGCTCGCCGACCTCAGAGCGCAGGGCTTCTGAGGTGCTGGCGGACGAAGGCGAACGCGGTAGACCGGCGGGAGCGCTGAGTGTCGGTATCCATCAGCCCGGAGAATGGCTGTCGGCGCTGGTCGGTTTCATCGGCGGTGCGCTGGCGGGCTGGCGCGATGATCCGGCGCGCGAAGCGGCGACCGGCGAGACCAAGCTGACGGCGCAGCTCTGCTCGCGGCTGAATAGTCTCTCTCGCCACGCGCCAGGCTGGGATTTCATCCAGTTCAAGCGCGAGGAGCCTGATGAAGCTGATGGCCGCCGCGCGATCGACCTTGCCGTCGCCCCGAGCGGAGCCATCATCTGGATCGAAGGGCGCGAATACACCGAGTATCGCACCTTGCTCCCGATCGAATGCAAGCGCCTGCCCACGCCCGCAGCGGCGGATCGCGACGAACGCGAGTACCTGATCAGCCGGTTCAGTTCGACGGGTGGGATTCAGCGCTTTAAGGCTGGGCACCACGGTGGCAGCCATCGCCGTGCCGCGATGATCGGCTATGTCCAGGTCAACGACATCCCGCATTGGAAACAGCAGCTCGATAGCTGGGTTGATGCGATCGTAGGCGACACAGTGGAAAACTGGTCGGTCACGGATAAGTTGGCGCTGCTAGGCCACGATGCAGCGCAGCGCCTGGCGTTCCTGCGATCCCATCATCAACGACTCGCCGGCCTGTCTCCGATCCAGATCGATCATCTCTGGATCGAGATGTAG
- a CDS encoding ZIP family metal transporter gives MQALLYTLAPVLAVVLGAIVASRTKLKPGLVAGLQHLAAGVVFAAAATEILPQVKHEASPSATLIGGAAGVATMLGLKALEARFKGPMALLAAIGIDILVDGLVLGLAFVAGEKAGLLLTIALTLEVLFLGLTLTDELAETYRSRLRIIVIVSALALLLPIGALAAVPVAALSPVMIAGFLSFGLMALLYLVTEELLVEAHEKPDTPLISSMFFVGFLALLTLEEMMG, from the coding sequence ATGCAGGCACTGCTCTATACGCTTGCGCCTGTGCTGGCGGTCGTGCTCGGCGCGATTGTCGCGAGCCGCACCAAGTTGAAACCTGGCCTCGTGGCGGGCCTACAGCATCTCGCTGCCGGCGTCGTGTTCGCGGCGGCAGCGACCGAAATCCTGCCGCAGGTCAAGCATGAGGCATCGCCCAGCGCGACGTTGATCGGCGGGGCGGCGGGCGTCGCGACCATGCTGGGGCTCAAGGCTCTTGAGGCCCGCTTCAAGGGGCCGATGGCGCTACTCGCCGCGATCGGCATCGACATTCTGGTCGACGGCCTGGTGCTCGGCCTCGCTTTCGTGGCGGGCGAGAAGGCAGGTCTCCTGCTGACGATCGCGCTCACTCTGGAAGTGTTATTTCTGGGACTGACGCTGACCGACGAGCTGGCGGAAACCTATCGCTCGCGCTTGCGCATCATCGTGATCGTCTCGGCATTGGCCCTGCTGCTGCCGATCGGCGCGCTCGCTGCCGTGCCGGTCGCCGCGCTGTCGCCGGTGATGATCGCCGGCTTCCTCAGCTTCGGGCTGATGGCGCTGCTCTACCTCGTCACGGAGGAGTTGCTGGTCGAGGCGCACGAGAAACCCGACACCCCGCTCATCAGCTCGATGTTTTTCGTCGGCTTCCTGGCCCTGCTGACACTTGAGGAGATGATGGGATGA
- a CDS encoding SRPBCC domain-containing protein — protein sequence MPRTITSSMLHGGPLRIWSALTDPDHRRAWSPLVFLDDPSRLGDTECTFAIQGITRPIRTPARIDRFDKPHAFAWSCGIPYLFTLEERYELAGDDGGTRLTHSCTLRGALSLPFAAMMLRRLRSLMVESDDRLATYLRWRVGQPARAINRQRVPFRYRRKAR from the coding sequence ATGCCTCGCACCATAACCAGCTCGATGCTTCACGGCGGGCCACTGCGCATCTGGTCGGCACTCACCGATCCGGATCATCGCCGGGCGTGGAGTCCGCTCGTATTTCTCGATGATCCGTCCCGGCTCGGCGACACAGAATGCACCTTTGCGATCCAGGGCATCACCCGGCCAATTCGGACGCCAGCACGGATTGATCGATTCGATAAACCGCACGCCTTCGCTTGGTCCTGCGGCATCCCCTATCTGTTCACGCTCGAAGAGCGGTACGAGCTGGCGGGGGACGATGGCGGCACCAGGCTAACGCATAGCTGCACGCTGCGCGGGGCGCTCTCCCTGCCGTTCGCGGCGATGATGTTGCGCCGCCTGCGATCCCTGATGGTCGAATCTGACGATCGCCTCGCAACCTATCTCCGCTGGCGGGTAGGTCAGCCTGCCCGGGCTATCAATCGTCAGCGCGTCCCCTTCCGCTACAGGAGGAAGGCGCGATGA
- a CDS encoding efflux RND transporter periplasmic adaptor subunit codes for MKNFYLAGVASLALLLAACGGKDAGNEATANAAAGNEAAGTEKGGAEGGHADEGVVTLGADQIAAAGVQIGRPIIGGAGTIELPAIIEGDPQGTQVVSAAIAGRVVALTRNLGQSVGRGQTIAVIESREAAQIKGEVEAARARLQLANSNLAREQRLFAQRVSPEQDLIAARTAATEARIALTQAQSMVSAAGVGGGGLNRLGIAAPISGQIIARPVTLGQTVAADAELYRIANLSQVSIALNLKPEDAGRVRPGNTVLVKAAGRQATARVTFVSPALDPQTRLVPALATLDNRGGEWRVGEPVTAAVQLTGSGGSGAVRVPTTAVQSFEGKSVVFVRTPTGFKATPVQLGDASGDTVIVRSGLTGNEQIATTGSFTLKAEIGKGEASHED; via the coding sequence ATGAAGAACTTCTATCTCGCGGGCGTCGCATCGCTCGCCCTGCTGCTGGCTGCCTGTGGCGGCAAGGATGCCGGGAACGAGGCGACCGCCAATGCCGCAGCCGGTAACGAAGCGGCAGGCACGGAAAAGGGCGGTGCCGAAGGCGGTCATGCCGATGAAGGCGTGGTCACGCTGGGCGCCGATCAGATCGCCGCAGCGGGCGTGCAGATTGGACGGCCGATCATCGGCGGGGCCGGGACGATCGAGCTGCCCGCGATCATCGAGGGCGACCCACAGGGAACGCAGGTCGTCTCGGCCGCAATTGCGGGACGCGTGGTCGCGCTCACCCGTAACCTCGGCCAATCGGTCGGACGCGGCCAGACCATTGCGGTCATCGAAAGCCGCGAGGCGGCGCAGATCAAGGGCGAGGTCGAGGCGGCGCGGGCGCGGCTTCAGCTCGCTAATTCGAACCTCGCGCGCGAACAGCGGCTGTTCGCGCAGAGAGTCTCCCCTGAACAGGATCTGATCGCCGCCCGCACAGCGGCGACGGAGGCGCGGATCGCCCTGACGCAGGCGCAGAGCATGGTTTCGGCGGCGGGTGTCGGCGGCGGCGGGCTCAACCGGCTCGGCATTGCCGCGCCGATCTCGGGCCAGATCATTGCGCGCCCCGTGACGCTGGGACAAACGGTCGCGGCGGATGCCGAACTCTATCGCATCGCCAACCTGAGCCAGGTGTCGATCGCGCTTAATCTCAAGCCCGAGGATGCGGGCCGGGTGCGTCCCGGCAATACGGTGCTGGTGAAGGCGGCAGGCCGTCAGGCGACCGCCCGCGTGACCTTCGTGTCGCCGGCGCTTGATCCGCAGACGCGGCTCGTGCCTGCGCTCGCCACCCTCGACAATCGCGGTGGCGAATGGCGGGTCGGCGAGCCTGTGACGGCAGCCGTGCAGCTCACGGGCAGCGGCGGGAGCGGGGCGGTCCGCGTGCCGACGACGGCGGTCCAGAGTTTCGAGGGCAAGTCGGTCGTGTTCGTGCGCACGCCCACCGGCTTCAAGGCGACCCCGGTCCAGCTCGGCGATGCGTCGGGCGACACGGTGATCGTCCGGTCGGGCCTGACCGGCAACGAACAGATCGCCACCACCGGAAGTTTCACGCTCAAGGCCGAGATCGGCAAGGGCGAAGCGAGCCACGAGGATTAA
- a CDS encoding AAA family ATPase, protein MATKRIRLPGPPPTEGSGSTPLTIEFLVEQPFLATREHARFVEFAEACAHYRYIGVCHGRPGVGKTRSAREFSSFPDLGEYAALRPIAALLGEKVARCRAVFYTVSVSNTPKTIDAVLGLNLIKLGYARLTVRGGSQDEITHDAARIACPSSSSTRPTA, encoded by the coding sequence ATGGCGACCAAGAGGATACGGCTTCCCGGCCCACCACCTACCGAGGGCTCCGGCTCTACGCCGCTGACGATTGAGTTCCTGGTCGAGCAGCCGTTCCTGGCGACCCGCGAACATGCCCGGTTCGTCGAGTTTGCCGAAGCCTGCGCGCACTACCGCTATATCGGCGTGTGTCATGGCCGGCCGGGCGTCGGAAAGACGCGATCGGCGCGCGAGTTTTCCAGCTTCCCCGACCTGGGGGAATATGCCGCGCTCCGTCCCATTGCCGCGCTCCTTGGCGAAAAGGTCGCTCGCTGCCGCGCCGTCTTCTACACCGTGTCGGTCAGCAACACGCCCAAGACGATCGACGCGGTGTTGGGCCTCAACCTCATTAAGCTGGGCTATGCCCGGCTGACGGTCCGGGGCGGCTCGCAGGACGAAATCACCCATGACGCCGCCCGCATCGCCTGCCCCTCGTCATCGTCGACGAGGCCGACCGCCTGA
- a CDS encoding TolC family protein, with the protein MHRILAAMLAAASCATMAQAQVGPSAPFAQDAPVYTLDQAVSAAGGSAPAAEAATAAIDAARAGRTVAGLRPNPVVQGQVENVIGSGPYRGVRSAESTVGFAIPIELGGKRGARVAVANAQLSRAEIQAAIIAADVRLQVTQLYVEAVAADRRVATARDQARIASDALRAASVRVQAGRASPLEQQRADVARINADANVERQLRLAEAARANLARRIGRPIDGALDDTLLDRLPGANVYGPIAPADTTGTLALAAANADFSIAEAGVRLARANRVPDLNVGPAIRRLEATNDMAAVFTVSIPIPVFNNGRAAIAQATAQRTQADAQRRVTALDIEQAITDAQAQAANAATTARAASGPALAAAQEAARIARIGYREGKFGQLELLDAERTLAETRVAAIDALANYQNARAQVERLTAPAPNGGNQ; encoded by the coding sequence ATGCATCGTATCCTCGCGGCCATGCTGGCCGCAGCGTCGTGCGCCACTATGGCGCAGGCGCAGGTCGGACCGTCCGCGCCTTTTGCGCAGGACGCGCCGGTCTACACGCTTGACCAAGCGGTCAGTGCAGCGGGCGGTTCGGCCCCTGCTGCCGAAGCGGCAACAGCCGCGATCGATGCGGCCCGCGCGGGCCGCACGGTCGCCGGACTGCGGCCCAACCCGGTTGTCCAGGGCCAGGTTGAGAACGTCATCGGCTCGGGTCCGTATCGTGGGGTCCGCAGCGCGGAATCCACGGTCGGCTTTGCGATCCCGATCGAGCTAGGCGGCAAGCGCGGCGCCCGCGTCGCGGTCGCCAATGCGCAATTATCCCGGGCCGAGATCCAGGCCGCGATCATCGCGGCGGATGTCCGGCTTCAGGTGACGCAGCTTTATGTCGAAGCGGTCGCGGCCGATCGCCGGGTGGCGACGGCGCGGGATCAGGCCCGGATCGCCAGCGACGCGCTGCGGGCTGCGAGCGTTCGCGTGCAGGCGGGGCGCGCCTCCCCGCTCGAGCAACAGCGCGCAGATGTCGCGCGCATCAACGCCGACGCCAATGTGGAGCGGCAGCTTCGCTTGGCTGAGGCGGCGCGGGCCAATCTGGCGCGCCGGATCGGGCGACCGATTGACGGTGCGCTCGATGACACGCTGCTCGATCGCCTCCCGGGGGCGAACGTCTATGGGCCGATCGCGCCGGCTGACACGACCGGCACGCTGGCGCTGGCGGCGGCCAACGCGGATTTCTCGATCGCCGAGGCCGGCGTGCGGCTCGCGCGCGCTAATCGCGTCCCTGACCTGAACGTCGGACCTGCGATCCGCCGACTGGAAGCGACCAACGACATGGCGGCGGTGTTCACCGTGTCGATCCCGATCCCGGTGTTCAACAACGGTCGCGCGGCGATCGCGCAGGCGACCGCGCAGCGGACGCAGGCGGATGCACAGCGCCGCGTGACCGCGCTCGACATCGAACAGGCCATCACGGACGCGCAGGCACAGGCGGCCAATGCCGCGACGACCGCACGCGCGGCGTCGGGGCCGGCGCTGGCGGCTGCGCAGGAGGCCGCCCGCATCGCCCGGATTGGCTATCGCGAGGGCAAGTTCGGCCAGCTCGAATTGCTCGATGCGGAACGCACCCTCGCCGAGACGCGGGTCGCCGCGATCGACGCGCTCGCCAACTATCAAAATGCCCGCGCGCAGGTGGAGCGATTGACCGCTCCTGCGCCCAATGGGGGAAACCAGTGA